Proteins encoded in a region of the Fusibacter sp. A1 genome:
- a CDS encoding fatty acid desaturase: protein MITNEWRQRLKPFAKPKLSKSIVQIVNTVLPYFALLTLMGIGIYFHVPYILILLLAIPTGAFMVRTFILFHDCTHLSFFKSMQANHILGHLLSILTFTPYTIWQSEHNQHHGAVGNLDERGIGDVWTMTVDEYLDSSRLKRFLYRLYRNPLFLFFVAPFFLFAVLNRLPSKRYTAKKHHLSQWITNTGIAAVALLVSLSFGIKYYLMIQIPVLFFASVMGVWLFFVQHQFEEVYWERHGEWDFLKAAIDGSSFYKLPLVLEWMTGYIGYHHIHHLNPRIPNYNLKACYKEIHEFKNARTITLFHSFRLALLNLYDEKAGKLIRIRDLRRKLNYN from the coding sequence ATGATCACAAATGAATGGCGACAACGTCTTAAGCCCTTTGCTAAGCCGAAACTCAGCAAATCGATTGTTCAGATAGTAAATACTGTACTACCATATTTCGCCCTATTGACTCTGATGGGAATTGGCATTTATTTTCATGTGCCTTATATTCTCATCTTACTACTAGCCATACCGACAGGGGCTTTTATGGTAAGGACTTTCATTCTGTTCCATGACTGTACCCATCTGTCATTTTTTAAGAGTATGCAGGCGAATCATATTTTAGGACACTTGCTCAGTATTTTGACCTTCACACCTTATACGATTTGGCAATCCGAACATAATCAGCACCATGGTGCCGTGGGGAATTTAGACGAAAGAGGCATAGGAGACGTCTGGACGATGACGGTGGACGAGTACTTGGATAGTTCTCGTTTAAAGAGGTTCTTATACAGGTTGTATCGTAATCCTCTATTTTTATTTTTCGTCGCACCTTTTTTCTTGTTTGCGGTACTCAATCGGTTGCCGTCGAAAAGATATACGGCTAAGAAACATCATTTGAGCCAATGGATTACAAATACTGGAATTGCAGCTGTAGCGCTACTGGTAAGTTTGAGTTTTGGAATCAAGTATTATCTTATGATACAGATTCCGGTCTTGTTCTTCGCCAGTGTGATGGGTGTTTGGCTTTTCTTTGTTCAACACCAGTTTGAAGAAGTTTACTGGGAAAGACATGGAGAGTGGGATTTTCTTAAGGCGGCGATTGACGGAAGTTCCTTCTACAAACTACCGCTTGTGCTGGAATGGATGACAGGTTATATCGGATATCACCATATCCATCACCTGAATCCTAGAATTCCAAACTATAATTTGAAGGCCTGCTATAAGGAAATCCATGAGTTTAAGAACGCAAGGACAATCACACTTTTTCACAGCTTCAGGTTGGCACTTTTAAACCTCTATGACGAAAAGGCAGGAAAACTGATTCGCATCCGTGACTTGAGAAGAAAGCTGAATTATAACTAA
- a CDS encoding thiamine pyrophosphate-dependent enzyme, whose product MSQKLNVRNITENEYFYGHKACGGCGESLALRLALKVLGDEAYLSLPAGCMAAVSFIYPNMAFKNNAIITPFASTAAVTTGVEAGLRALGKKKPLAVGFAGDGGTADIGIQALSGAIDRGEKFIYICTDNEAYMNTGIQKSGLTPFGAATTTTPAGREIRGNINFKKNMFEIVAAHGITYAATASIGYLDDMINKIQKAKDADGPSYIHIYAPCPTGWGCGSEISVDLGKQVVDNGLWYLAEYENGEFKVNRNPDTFEPVAPYLKRQGRFKHLEESDITMIESIRDQKWEYIRNNWV is encoded by the coding sequence ATGAGTCAAAAGCTGAATGTAAGAAACATAACGGAAAACGAGTATTTTTACGGACATAAGGCTTGCGGCGGTTGCGGTGAATCCTTAGCGCTAAGACTTGCGCTTAAGGTACTGGGCGATGAAGCCTATTTATCACTACCAGCGGGTTGTATGGCTGCGGTGTCGTTCATCTACCCGAACATGGCATTCAAGAACAACGCGATCATCACTCCTTTTGCCTCTACTGCGGCTGTGACTACGGGTGTTGAAGCAGGCCTTAGGGCCCTTGGCAAGAAAAAGCCGCTCGCGGTTGGTTTCGCGGGAGACGGTGGAACGGCCGATATCGGTATCCAGGCCCTTTCAGGCGCTATCGACCGTGGTGAGAAATTCATCTATATCTGTACCGACAATGAAGCCTATATGAACACGGGTATTCAAAAGAGCGGACTTACTCCTTTTGGAGCTGCTACAACGACGACTCCCGCAGGTAGGGAGATTAGAGGGAACATCAACTTCAAGAAGAACATGTTCGAAATTGTAGCCGCACACGGTATTACCTATGCCGCCACAGCGTCTATCGGATACCTGGACGACATGATCAATAAGATCCAAAAGGCCAAAGACGCTGACGGTCCTTCGTATATCCACATCTATGCGCCTTGTCCTACGGGTTGGGGTTGCGGGTCTGAGATCTCTGTAGACCTTGGTAAACAGGTTGTCGACAATGGACTTTGGTATCTTGCGGAGTATGAGAACGGAGAGTTCAAGGTCAACAGGAATCCGGATACTTTTGAACCTGTAGCACCTTATTTAAAGCGTCAAGGAAGATTCAAGCACTTGGAAGAATCGGATATCACCATGATTGAATCGATCAGAGATCAGAAGTGGGAATATATCAGAAATAACTGGGTGTAA
- a CDS encoding GntR family transcriptional regulator, whose product MKQANEIIFTELQNRIINLELEPGTVINEKALMEEFDVSRTPVREALIKLSQIGLIETRPRVGTFVTQIEIKSVKNAYEVKKNLEGLAAELAAKRATDEEIEELFEIIERFKGYDIVKDYKLCIQDDQRFHYLIRQAARNEILIEVLDMLNTKTARFLQSIRYVISDYDWFSNSLVDIADAIRARDSEEARKHTEIHTKEFLDQMSRHFFG is encoded by the coding sequence TTGAAACAGGCGAATGAGATTATCTTTACAGAACTTCAAAACAGAATCATCAATTTGGAACTTGAACCAGGCACGGTGATCAATGAGAAAGCGCTCATGGAAGAGTTCGATGTCAGCAGGACACCGGTACGTGAGGCGCTGATCAAATTATCCCAAATCGGTCTGATTGAAACCAGACCGAGAGTGGGTACGTTTGTCACTCAAATCGAGATCAAGTCGGTGAAGAACGCCTACGAAGTGAAGAAAAACTTGGAAGGCCTTGCTGCCGAACTCGCTGCCAAAAGGGCGACTGATGAGGAAATTGAAGAACTGTTTGAAATTATTGAGCGATTTAAAGGCTATGACATCGTCAAGGATTACAAACTTTGTATTCAGGATGATCAGCGTTTCCATTATCTGATTAGACAAGCAGCTAGAAATGAAATTCTAATTGAAGTATTAGACATGCTTAACACGAAGACGGCACGTTTTTTACAGTCTATCCGATATGTGATCAGCGATTACGATTGGTTTAGCAATTCACTTGTTGACATTGCTGATGCAATTCGTGCACGTGACTCAGAAGAGGCGCGCAAACATACTGAAATTCATACAAAAGAATTCCTTGACCAAATGTCACGCCATTTCTTCGGGTAA
- a CDS encoding gamma-glutamyl-gamma-aminobutyrate hydrolase family protein, producing MKRIGVTTHIEKLHNMHEHAVNIAYIKAVIQSEGLPILIPVTINHMMLDDYLNLIDGLVITGGGDVDPLLYKDENHGLSMNISGIRDEMELYLIRQSIKRKIPILGICRGMQLLNVYYGGDLYQDIMTQYDTDIDHINMEVEVDYLAHDVTFEEDSIIGKMMCKSSLKVNSRHHQSVKNLGMGLRITARSQDGIVEAIEHQSDDVIGIQWHPEDLVGLCMCHKKLFTSFIDHCDARSK from the coding sequence ATGAAACGTATAGGTGTGACCACACATATTGAAAAATTACATAACATGCATGAACATGCAGTAAACATTGCGTACATAAAGGCCGTGATTCAGTCGGAGGGGCTTCCGATACTGATACCAGTCACCATCAATCATATGATGCTCGACGATTACTTGAACTTGATCGACGGACTTGTGATAACGGGTGGAGGGGACGTCGATCCGCTTCTTTATAAGGATGAGAACCATGGACTCAGCATGAATATTTCAGGTATAAGGGACGAGATGGAGCTTTATCTGATAAGACAGTCCATCAAAAGAAAGATTCCCATACTCGGCATCTGCCGCGGAATGCAGCTGCTTAACGTATACTACGGTGGAGACCTGTACCAGGACATCATGACGCAATATGATACGGATATCGATCATATCAACATGGAGGTAGAGGTGGACTATTTAGCGCATGATGTGACGTTCGAGGAGGATTCGATTATCGGTAAAATGATGTGCAAGTCTTCACTTAAGGTGAATTCAAGGCATCATCAGTCTGTAAAAAACCTTGGAATGGGACTGAGAATAACGGCTAGGTCGCAAGACGGTATTGTGGAAGCGATCGAGCACCAGTCGGATGATGTGATAGGCATACAGTGGCACCCTGAAGACTTAGTGGGTCTATGTATGTGTCACAAGAAGCTATTTACGAGTTTTATCGATCATTGTGATGCAAGGAGCAAATAG
- a CDS encoding PLP-dependent aminotransferase family protein: MNQLFASRAKKMQASEIREILKLTQQPDIISFAGGLPAPEMFPIKEMKAVAGRVLDEMGQAALQYNPTEGYDPLREKIAARMSLTGTNLSKDNILVTSGSQQGLDFSGKIFLDTDDVVLCESPSYLGAINAFKAYECKFHEIKTDENGMDMEDLEYALKVLDRVKIIYVIPDFQNPSGRTWSLERRNMLVELANKYDKIIIEDNPYGELRYDGVMIPSVKSLDTEGRVVYLGTFSKTFCPGLRIGWVAADDVVLNKYIMVKQGADLQTNSMSQMELSLFLDDYDFDNHIEKLVTLYRTRRDIMISAMNEHFPKEVKYDVPSGGLFIWAETPLGIDTKELMIEAVKEKVAFVPGESFFPNGGIKHTMRLNFSNMGEEKIEEGIKRLGLLLTNAVK; this comes from the coding sequence ATGAATCAATTATTTGCAAGCAGGGCGAAGAAAATGCAGGCATCAGAGATCAGAGAAATTCTCAAACTTACCCAACAACCGGACATTATTTCTTTTGCAGGCGGTCTTCCTGCGCCAGAGATGTTTCCTATCAAAGAAATGAAGGCTGTAGCAGGCCGTGTGCTTGACGAAATGGGTCAGGCGGCTCTACAGTACAATCCTACAGAGGGATATGACCCTTTAAGAGAAAAAATCGCTGCTAGAATGTCGTTGACAGGCACGAATCTATCGAAGGACAACATTCTTGTGACAAGCGGTTCCCAGCAGGGTCTTGACTTTTCGGGTAAGATATTCCTCGACACAGATGATGTCGTACTTTGTGAAAGTCCGTCGTACCTAGGCGCAATCAACGCGTTTAAAGCATATGAATGTAAGTTCCACGAAATAAAGACCGATGAGAACGGCATGGACATGGAAGACCTTGAGTATGCCCTCAAGGTGCTTGACCGAGTCAAAATCATCTATGTCATTCCTGACTTCCAAAATCCGTCGGGAAGAACATGGTCTCTTGAGAGAAGAAACATGCTTGTGGAACTTGCGAATAAATATGATAAGATCATCATTGAGGATAATCCATACGGAGAACTCAGATACGACGGGGTGATGATTCCTTCTGTTAAATCACTTGATACGGAAGGTCGAGTGGTTTATCTAGGTACTTTTTCGAAGACGTTCTGTCCAGGTCTGAGAATAGGCTGGGTCGCAGCGGATGATGTGGTGCTTAACAAATACATCATGGTGAAGCAGGGAGCGGATCTTCAGACTAATTCAATGAGTCAGATGGAACTTTCCTTGTTCCTTGACGACTATGACTTTGACAATCACATCGAAAAACTAGTGACGCTTTATAGGACGCGAAGAGACATCATGATCAGCGCGATGAACGAGCATTTTCCTAAAGAGGTTAAATACGATGTTCCAAGTGGGGGATTGTTCATTTGGGCTGAAACTCCTCTTGGCATCGATACAAAAGAATTGATGATCGAAGCGGTAAAAGAAAAGGTCGCTTTTGTTCCCGGTGAGTCGTTCTTCCCTAATGGTGGTATAAAGCATACCATGAGACTTAACTTCTCGAACATGGGCGAAGAAAAAATAGAAGAAGGCATCAAAAGACTCGGTCTACTGCTTACTAACGCGGTAAAATAG
- a CDS encoding RsiV family protein translates to MKKKILLILCCVFLVACKSRVLEDKQVPVESGVENENENADSGKEDENAQMEQAFIFVNKNDGILKWGIRTSTDEVLVSPIYSQITPFAQGKFWLASNDNSYDVFTRSGELVDSYNDYDALFSAEKELLASMDELYAFYDEETGSFGYKKGDRIVIEPKYAIADPFIDGRAVVTTGEYLQIFSVIDEKGRILFTLEDQPIVNLGRGFFGVVEDEYYYSAYFDKMKICDSKGDTVIGDAYYDIITLEDSGFFVSDADKGFFLTSNGQLDKTKPTFEGYEFYERDGLLIKGYAKTQQDARLVYFDQQGDILWHKDWQDDFVEIEAGLYVKNVIHAMNRFNKVAYPQILLEDDEATSEAVNRRLEASVGDISMFHQEERIVQEVGYRIEYRNRMITIVESYYMYPVGAAHGSYNEVLSHYDTRSGKWITFAELWSVPGAMEALEKLANLLIDPLYLYDDGVEVPIYADVNFMLTDKGIQVIYQEYEIGPYAVGMPVVELPYLLIRDYLSEDFPNRKTLDDTMVKSGEMNDQVVQKVNLLLSQIKSDFEAVNAGATEQDAYAREPFKSLYDWMDMAKSEGFEKLFVEKVEVEAIQSYVGGYGALVWVDAILVDSESTGYETGLRLYVEFGGATEGELSKVVLLD, encoded by the coding sequence ATGAAAAAAAAGATACTGCTGATTTTGTGCTGCGTATTTTTAGTAGCGTGTAAAAGTCGGGTCCTGGAAGATAAGCAAGTACCGGTTGAATCGGGCGTGGAAAATGAGAACGAAAACGCAGATTCGGGCAAGGAAGACGAGAATGCACAAATGGAGCAAGCCTTCATTTTTGTAAACAAGAACGACGGTATACTGAAATGGGGTATCCGTACATCTACTGACGAAGTGCTTGTAAGTCCAATATACAGCCAGATCACTCCTTTTGCTCAGGGTAAGTTCTGGCTGGCTAGTAATGACAATTCCTATGACGTGTTTACACGCTCAGGCGAACTGGTGGACTCATATAATGATTACGACGCACTTTTTAGTGCTGAAAAAGAGCTGCTTGCTTCTATGGATGAACTATACGCATTCTATGACGAAGAGACAGGAAGCTTCGGCTATAAAAAAGGCGATCGTATCGTCATCGAACCCAAATACGCGATCGCGGATCCCTTTATCGATGGAAGGGCTGTTGTCACGACGGGAGAATATCTACAGATTTTTTCTGTGATCGATGAAAAGGGTAGGATTCTGTTTACCCTAGAGGATCAACCTATCGTGAATCTTGGCCGCGGCTTCTTCGGTGTGGTGGAGGACGAGTATTACTACTCCGCTTATTTTGATAAAATGAAGATTTGTGACTCTAAAGGTGATACGGTCATTGGAGATGCGTATTACGATATCATCACTCTTGAAGATTCAGGTTTTTTTGTAAGCGATGCCGATAAGGGCTTCTTCTTGACAAGCAACGGCCAACTGGATAAGACGAAACCGACATTTGAAGGTTATGAGTTTTATGAAAGGGACGGACTACTGATCAAAGGTTATGCCAAGACTCAGCAGGATGCGAGACTCGTTTATTTTGACCAACAGGGTGACATCCTATGGCATAAGGACTGGCAAGATGATTTTGTCGAGATCGAAGCCGGTTTGTACGTTAAAAATGTCATTCATGCGATGAACAGGTTCAATAAGGTTGCCTATCCACAAATACTACTTGAGGATGATGAGGCAACAAGCGAAGCCGTTAACCGTAGACTCGAAGCGTCGGTTGGCGATATTAGCATGTTCCATCAAGAAGAGAGAATCGTACAAGAGGTCGGTTACCGAATCGAATATAGGAATCGGATGATAACCATCGTTGAAAGCTATTACATGTATCCTGTAGGGGCTGCACATGGCTCGTACAATGAAGTGCTTTCACACTATGACACTCGCTCCGGCAAGTGGATCACATTTGCTGAGCTCTGGTCTGTTCCGGGAGCGATGGAAGCTCTTGAAAAGCTTGCAAATCTGCTGATCGATCCTTTATATCTTTATGATGATGGAGTAGAGGTTCCTATTTACGCAGACGTGAACTTTATGCTGACTGACAAGGGGATTCAGGTCATCTATCAGGAATATGAGATCGGTCCCTATGCTGTCGGCATGCCGGTGGTGGAGCTTCCTTATCTGTTAATCAGAGACTACCTTTCTGAAGATTTTCCAAATCGGAAGACACTTGATGATACGATGGTAAAATCAGGTGAGATGAACGATCAAGTCGTTCAAAAAGTCAATCTTCTGTTATCACAAATCAAGTCTGATTTTGAAGCTGTAAACGCTGGCGCTACTGAACAGGATGCTTACGCACGGGAACCATTTAAGTCGCTCTACGACTGGATGGACATGGCTAAATCAGAGGGATTTGAGAAATTGTTTGTTGAAAAGGTAGAAGTTGAAGCGATTCAAAGTTATGTGGGAGGTTACGGCGCACTCGTTTGGGTGGATGCTATCTTAGTGGATTCCGAGTCGACAGGCTACGAAACCGGTCTTCGTCTGTATGTTGAATTCGGCGGCGCAACTGAAGGTGAACTGAGTAAAGTGGTGCTTCTCGATTAA